TTTTCGGTAACATTTTAGGACTTTTAAGATGCTAGGGTGTAATTGTGCATATGCTTGAGACTGGTTAAAGAGCTGGGTTATCTGCAGCCAggctctctgctctcttttctcCACCCACATGCCATTCTTTCACAAACTGAACCAGGATCAGTGTTCGCGCCATTGGTTCCATGTCTGGTGTGACTGTTCTCCTGTCAGTGCTGCAGCAGTGGGTCATGTCAGCTAGCTCCCAGAACTAAGGCGTCACACTGTCTTGAGTCAGTATCTCTGACTGCAGGTCACCACCAGCTCCAGCAGAGCCTCCTTGTCTCCGTGTTCCAACAGCTCTGAGATCAGATCATCCAGGGGCTCCCCGCCCCTCATGAACTCCTGCCAAGAGAATACAGAAGACACATTAACCAACTATTACCTACATGTAAAAGCATGACAtgacaaacattacacaacaaatcAACTTCCATTATAGACTGCTTGTTTGCATAGTTAGAAGCCCACCTTGATATCTCTGGTCACATAGCCAGTCCGGTGATCTGTCACGCGGTCCTGGCTAAAGTTGTAGGTGCGAATCCTCTCCGACTGGGAGCGAGTGCCCACCTGGAGAAGGAGTAACATGAATGGCTCTGAGGTGagttggggggagggaggggggggacagTAAAGCGTTTGGATGGGACTGTGTGTCGGGGATCACCTGCTGTTTGCGTGCCGTAAGTCTCTGCTCCGTCTCTCTGCCCATCATGCTCTGGTAGAGGCGGGCCTTCAGCACACGCAGGGCCGTGTCACGATTCTGCAGCTGAGAGCGGGACGTCTGACACTCTGCCACCGTACCTAGGGTCAGAGCAGGGGTCAGTCAgaaattccatttcaattcagtcaatatcAGGAGAGCAATTCAAAATCAAGAATTGAGAAGTGCCATTGGTTTTCAATAAAGATATAAAAAATCTTCTTAAAGTGGATTTTCAATACATATTCTGTCTCCCCAAACTGTAAGCTCTTACCTGTTGGCAGGTGTACTATTCGGACAGCACTGTCCGTTGTGTTGACACTTTGACCTCCCGCCCCTCTCGATCTGAACGTATCAACCCGCAGGTCCTTAGGGTCAATGCTGATGTCCAGCTACAAAACAGAATGC
The window above is part of the Salvelinus namaycush isolate Seneca chromosome 7, SaNama_1.0, whole genome shotgun sequence genome. Proteins encoded here:
- the LOC120051375 gene encoding peptide chain release factor 1, mitochondrial-like isoform X2 — protein: MFDMYQGLASYKNWDFEIFNYTPAEYGGLHHAAVRIAGESVYRRLKHEGGTHRVQRIPEVGLSSRMQRIHTGTMTVIVLPQPNELDISIDPKDLRVDTFRSRGAGGQSVNTTDSAVRIVHLPTGTVAECQTSRSQLQNRDTALRVLKARLYQSMMGRETEQRLTARKQQVGTRSQSERIRTYNFSQDRVTDHRTGYVTRDIKEFMRGGEPLDDLISELLEHGDKEALLELVVTCSQRY